The following coding sequences lie in one Variovorax terrae genomic window:
- a CDS encoding pyridoxamine 5'-phosphate oxidase family protein encodes MTQPADPHLISTPEQLASLFGEVGEASLKKEVSFVHPHYRALIEASPFAVLATSGPDGLDASPRGDPPGFVVVQDAHTLLLPERRGNNRVDSLRNLLADPRMALLFLIPGVGETLRVNGRASISTDPALLQRFAVGGSLPKCVLVIRVETVFFQCARAIQRSRLWQPVPPDARPGVPSPGTMLAALTEAGIDGETYDRELPARQRATLY; translated from the coding sequence ATGACCCAGCCCGCCGATCCCCACCTCATCAGCACCCCGGAACAACTGGCCTCGCTCTTCGGCGAGGTGGGCGAGGCCTCGCTGAAGAAGGAAGTGTCGTTCGTCCACCCGCACTACCGGGCGCTGATCGAGGCCTCGCCGTTCGCCGTGCTGGCCACGAGCGGGCCCGACGGGCTGGACGCCTCGCCGCGCGGCGATCCGCCCGGCTTCGTGGTGGTGCAGGACGCGCACACGCTGCTGCTGCCGGAGCGCCGCGGCAACAACCGGGTCGACAGCCTGCGCAACCTGCTCGCCGATCCGCGGATGGCGCTGCTGTTCCTCATTCCCGGCGTCGGCGAAACCCTGCGCGTCAACGGCCGCGCCAGCATCAGCACCGACCCGGCGCTGCTGCAGCGCTTTGCGGTGGGCGGCAGCCTGCCCAAGTGCGTGCTCGTCATCCGCGTGGAGACGGTCTTCTTCCAGTGCGCCCGCGCGATCCAGCGCTCCAGGCTGTGGCAGCCGGTGCCGCCGGATGCGCGGCCCGGCGTGCCCAGCCCCGGCACCATGCTGGCCGCCCTGACCGAGGCCGGCATCGACGGAGAGACCTACGACCGCGAACTGCCCGCGCGGCAGCGCGCCACGCTCTACTAG
- a CDS encoding TIGR02594 family protein — translation MPAPWLSVAAQEIGVAQYPAGQSNPRITEYHAGTNIRGYDDKASWCSSFVNWCLAQAGIAGTGSALARSWLEWGRPLDQPVPGCIVVLYRDDPDSWKGHVGFYLRSDEHQVYLLGGNQLGQVREQGYPLASVLGYRWPEAGEAGP, via the coding sequence ATGCCTGCACCCTGGCTTTCCGTGGCCGCTCAGGAGATCGGCGTGGCCCAGTACCCGGCCGGCCAGAGCAACCCCCGCATCACCGAGTACCACGCGGGCACGAACATCCGCGGGTATGACGACAAGGCCTCCTGGTGCTCGTCGTTCGTCAACTGGTGCCTGGCCCAGGCAGGCATCGCGGGCACGGGGTCGGCGCTGGCGCGCTCCTGGCTGGAGTGGGGCCGTCCGCTGGATCAGCCGGTGCCCGGCTGCATCGTCGTGCTGTACCGGGACGACCCGGACAGCTGGAAGGGCCATGTCGGGTTCTACCTGCGCTCTGACGAACACCAGGTCTACCTGCTGGGCGGCAACCAGCTCGGGCAGGTGCGCGAGCAGGGCTATCCCCTGGCGTCCGTGCTGGGCTATCGCTGGCCTGAGGCGGGGGAGGCGGGGCCCTGA
- a CDS encoding amino acid ABC transporter permease: protein MDANGLIPLLRDALPLLLKGAGYTLVLALASVVFGALIGTLVAVTRLARLPLLSGLAALYVSCMRGTPLLVQLFVIYYGLPSIGIQFEPITAGILGLSLNVGAYLSETIRGAINGVSHGQWDASRSLGFTQWQTLRHVVGPQALRLAVPSLSNSLISLIKDTSLVSVIAVGELMLATKEVIATTFQPFPLYLAAAGLYWAMSAFFEALQKKLEIRLNRSYLR, encoded by the coding sequence ATGGATGCCAATGGCCTGATCCCACTCTTGCGCGATGCGCTGCCGCTGCTGCTCAAGGGCGCCGGCTACACCCTGGTGCTGGCGCTCGCCTCCGTCGTCTTCGGCGCGCTGATCGGCACGCTGGTGGCCGTCACGCGGCTGGCCAGGCTGCCGCTGCTGTCGGGCCTGGCCGCGCTGTACGTGAGCTGCATGCGCGGCACGCCGCTATTGGTGCAGCTGTTCGTCATCTACTACGGCCTGCCGAGCATCGGCATCCAGTTCGAGCCGATCACCGCCGGCATCCTGGGCCTGAGCCTGAACGTGGGCGCCTACCTGTCCGAGACCATCCGCGGCGCCATCAACGGCGTGTCCCACGGGCAATGGGATGCCTCGCGCAGCCTCGGCTTCACCCAGTGGCAGACGCTGCGCCACGTGGTGGGCCCGCAGGCCCTGCGGCTGGCCGTGCCCAGCCTCTCCAACAGCCTGATCAGCCTGATCAAGGACACCTCCCTGGTCTCGGTGATCGCGGTGGGTGAGCTGATGCTGGCCACCAAGGAAGTGATCGCCACCACCTTCCAGCCGTTCCCGCTGTACCTGGCGGCCGCGGGCCTCTACTGGGCCATGAGCGCGTTCTTTGAGGCGCTGCAGAAGAAGCTCGAGATCCGGCTGAACCGCAGCTACCTGCGCTGA
- a CDS encoding transporter substrate-binding domain-containing protein — protein MSIRTPLMAAALLALALHAGAADLLDTVKQRGTLQVALEGTYPPFNYRENNQLAGFEVELANALAQKLGVKAVFSTSEWSSILAGLQAGKYDVVINQVGITDKRKETFDFSEPYTISSPQLIVRKDEKREFKSLADLKGRKLGVGQGTNFADLARAVGGIDVKTYPGAQEYLQDLALGRIDAALNDSLLIPYIVRQTRLPLKPGAPVGELEKSGIPFVKNNPRFKAAIDKALADLQADGSFAKISVKWFDRDVSKPPRAQ, from the coding sequence ATGAGCATCCGCACACCCCTCATGGCGGCGGCGTTGCTGGCGCTGGCGCTGCACGCCGGCGCAGCCGATCTGCTGGACACGGTAAAGCAGCGCGGCACGCTGCAGGTGGCCCTCGAAGGCACGTACCCGCCGTTCAACTACCGCGAGAACAACCAGCTCGCCGGCTTCGAGGTGGAGCTGGCCAACGCCCTGGCGCAGAAGCTCGGCGTCAAGGCCGTCTTCAGCACCAGCGAATGGAGCTCCATCCTCGCCGGCCTGCAGGCCGGCAAGTACGACGTGGTGATCAACCAGGTCGGCATCACCGACAAGCGCAAGGAAACCTTCGACTTCTCCGAGCCCTACACGATCTCCAGCCCGCAGCTCATCGTGCGCAAGGACGAGAAGCGCGAGTTCAAGTCGCTGGCCGACCTCAAGGGCCGAAAGCTCGGTGTGGGCCAGGGCACCAACTTCGCCGACCTCGCCCGGGCCGTGGGCGGCATCGACGTCAAGACCTATCCCGGCGCCCAGGAATACCTGCAGGACCTCGCGCTCGGCCGCATCGACGCGGCGCTGAACGACAGCCTGCTGATCCCCTACATCGTGCGGCAGACGCGGCTGCCGCTCAAGCCCGGCGCGCCGGTGGGCGAGCTCGAGAAGTCGGGCATTCCGTTCGTCAAGAACAACCCCAGGTTCAAGGCCGCGATCGACAAGGCGCTGGCCGATCTCCAGGCCGACGGCAGCTTTGCGAAAATCTCCGTCAAGTGGTTCGACCGCGATGTGAGCAAGCCGCCGCGCGCGCAGTAG
- a CDS encoding LysR family transcriptional regulator, with product METKWLEDFVSLAETRSFSRSAQLRHVTQPAFSRRIQALEAWAGTDLVDRSSYPTRLTPAGETLYAQSLEMLQALQSTRAMLRGHTTAGQDVIEFAVPHTLAFTFFPVWVSSLREKFGPIKSRLIALNVHDAVMRLVEGGCDLLIAYHHPSQPFQLDADRYEMVSLGQELLAPYVKADADGQPLFRLPGRSGQPLPYLGYAPGAYLGRVTDLILKQAGTAIHLDRVYETDMAEGLKVMALEGHGVAFLPYSAVRKELRSKKLVSAAGPESGTLEMTMDIRAYREKPVGKEAPKGTAQALWSYLQALTAAK from the coding sequence ATGGAAACAAAGTGGTTGGAAGATTTCGTCAGCCTTGCTGAAACCCGCAGCTTCAGCCGTTCGGCGCAGCTGCGCCATGTCACGCAACCCGCGTTCTCCCGCCGCATCCAGGCGCTGGAGGCCTGGGCCGGCACCGATCTGGTGGACCGCAGCTCCTACCCGACCCGGCTCACGCCGGCCGGTGAAACGCTGTACGCGCAGTCGCTCGAGATGCTGCAGGCGCTGCAGAGCACGCGCGCCATGCTGCGCGGCCACACCACGGCCGGGCAGGACGTGATCGAGTTCGCCGTGCCGCACACGCTGGCCTTCACGTTCTTTCCGGTCTGGGTGTCGAGCCTGCGCGAGAAGTTCGGCCCGATCAAGAGCCGGCTGATCGCGCTCAATGTGCATGACGCGGTGATGCGGCTGGTGGAAGGCGGCTGCGACCTGCTGATCGCCTACCACCACCCCTCGCAGCCGTTCCAGCTTGATGCCGACCGCTACGAGATGGTGAGCCTCGGGCAGGAACTGCTCGCGCCCTACGTCAAGGCCGATGCCGACGGCCAGCCGCTGTTCCGGCTGCCGGGCCGCTCCGGCCAGCCCTTGCCCTACCTCGGCTACGCGCCGGGCGCCTACCTGGGCCGCGTCACCGACCTGATCCTCAAGCAGGCGGGCACCGCGATCCACCTGGACCGCGTGTACGAGACCGACATGGCCGAGGGCTTGAAGGTGATGGCGCTCGAAGGGCACGGCGTGGCCTTCCTGCCCTACAGCGCGGTGCGCAAGGAGCTGCGCAGCAAGAAGCTGGTGAGCGCGGCCGGGCCCGAATCGGGGACGCTGGAGATGACCATGGACATCCGCGCGTATAGGGAGAAACCCGTAGGAAAAGAGGCACCCAAGGGAACGGCGCAGGCATTATGGAGCTATTTGCAGGCGCTCACGGCGGCGAAATAG
- a CDS encoding aspartate ammonia-lyase: MPPPFRAEHDFLGEKLIPADAYWGVHTARAVENFPISGTRISAMPDLIRALAFVKKAAARANADLGALDSQRVGAIVLACDDLISGKLHEEFVVDVIQGGAGTSTNMNANEVIANLALEKLGFGKGRYDVLHPNDHVNASQSTNDVYPTAVRLALWSGIDRLLGSMAFLREGFAAKAEEFKDVLKIGRTQLQDAVPMTLGQEFSTYAVMIGEDEARLREARALIQEINLGATAIGTGINAPRGYADLACRYLAEDSGIPVVKSVNLIEATQDTGAFVQLSGVLKRVATKLSKTCNDLRLLSSGPQAGFGDIKLPPRQAGSSIMPGKVNPVIPEVMNQVAFEVIGNDMTVTMASEAGQLQLNAFEPIMGWSLFKSIEHLSQACLTLQTHCVAGIEANRELLARRVRESVTLVTALNPLIGYEKAALIAKTAIATGRPIDETAQALGILTREQMDELLVPDKLTEPMNPKA; this comes from the coding sequence ATGCCTCCCCCCTTCCGTGCCGAGCATGATTTTCTTGGCGAAAAACTGATCCCGGCCGACGCCTACTGGGGGGTTCACACGGCACGCGCCGTGGAGAATTTTCCGATCTCGGGCACCCGGATCTCGGCCATGCCGGACCTCATCCGCGCGCTGGCCTTCGTCAAGAAGGCCGCGGCCCGGGCCAATGCCGATCTGGGCGCGCTGGACAGCCAGCGCGTGGGCGCCATCGTGCTGGCCTGCGACGACCTGATCAGCGGCAAGCTGCACGAGGAGTTCGTGGTCGACGTGATCCAGGGCGGCGCCGGCACCTCCACCAACATGAATGCGAACGAGGTGATCGCCAACCTCGCGCTCGAGAAACTCGGCTTCGGCAAGGGCCGCTACGACGTGCTGCACCCGAACGACCACGTCAACGCCTCGCAAAGCACCAACGATGTCTACCCGACGGCCGTGCGGCTGGCGCTGTGGTCGGGCATCGACCGGCTGCTGGGCTCGATGGCCTTCCTGCGCGAAGGCTTCGCGGCCAAGGCCGAGGAATTCAAGGACGTGCTCAAGATCGGCCGCACCCAGCTGCAGGATGCCGTGCCGATGACGCTGGGGCAGGAGTTCTCCACCTATGCGGTGATGATCGGCGAGGACGAAGCCCGCCTGCGCGAGGCCCGGGCGCTGATCCAGGAAATCAACCTCGGCGCCACGGCCATCGGCACCGGCATCAACGCGCCGCGCGGCTATGCCGATCTTGCCTGCCGCTACCTGGCCGAGGACAGCGGCATTCCGGTCGTGAAATCGGTCAACCTGATCGAGGCCACGCAGGACACGGGCGCCTTCGTACAGTTGTCGGGGGTGCTCAAGCGCGTGGCCACCAAGCTCAGCAAGACCTGCAACGATCTGCGCCTGCTGTCCAGCGGCCCGCAGGCGGGCTTCGGCGACATCAAGCTGCCGCCGCGCCAGGCCGGCTCGTCCATCATGCCGGGCAAGGTGAACCCGGTGATTCCCGAGGTGATGAACCAGGTCGCCTTCGAGGTGATCGGCAACGACATGACGGTGACCATGGCCTCGGAGGCCGGCCAGCTCCAGCTCAACGCCTTCGAGCCCATCATGGGCTGGAGCCTGTTCAAGAGCATCGAGCACCTGAGCCAGGCCTGCCTCACGCTGCAGACCCATTGCGTGGCCGGCATCGAGGCCAACCGCGAGCTGCTGGCGCGCCGCGTGCGCGAATCGGTGACGCTGGTGACGGCGCTCAATCCGCTGATCGGCTACGAAAAGGCCGCGCTCATCGCCAAGACCGCCATCGCCACCGGCCGGCCGATCGATGAGACCGCGCAGGCGCTGGGCATCCTGACACGCGAGCAGATGGACGAGCTGCTGGTGCCGGACAAGCTGACCGAGCCGATGAACCCGAAAGCTTGA
- a CDS encoding amino acid ABC transporter substrate-binding protein — protein sequence MNAPHWKRLCALLALAWVTLAQADGVLDRVRNGGKLVIAHRESSIPFSYLDADKRPVGYAVDLCLKVADALRRKAGLKTLPVEFLPVTSANRIAMIEQGKADMECGSTTNNAERRQKVAFTIPHFITGARLLVRADSPVEQMEDLSGRKLVSTKGTTPLKAAEQANRERLLRITILEAPDHGRAVEMVEKGEADAFVMDDVLLYGLAANRPNPAALKVVGKFVTTEPLAIMLPKDDPEFKKLVDEEMRHLITSREIYPIYDKWFARPIPPNHTPLNLPASYLLKDFWKYPTDQVPF from the coding sequence ATGAACGCACCACATTGGAAACGGCTCTGCGCGCTGCTGGCGCTGGCCTGGGTCACGCTGGCCCAGGCCGACGGCGTGCTCGACCGCGTGCGCAACGGCGGCAAGCTGGTGATCGCCCATCGCGAATCCTCCATTCCGTTCTCCTACCTCGACGCCGACAAGCGGCCCGTGGGCTATGCCGTGGACCTGTGCCTGAAGGTGGCCGACGCGCTGCGCCGCAAGGCGGGCCTCAAGACCCTGCCGGTGGAGTTCCTGCCGGTGACGTCGGCCAACCGCATCGCCATGATCGAGCAGGGCAAGGCCGACATGGAGTGCGGCTCCACCACCAACAATGCCGAGCGGCGGCAGAAGGTCGCCTTCACGATTCCCCATTTCATCACCGGCGCGCGCCTGCTGGTGCGGGCCGACAGCCCGGTCGAGCAGATGGAAGACCTGAGCGGCCGGAAACTGGTGTCGACCAAGGGCACCACGCCGCTGAAGGCGGCCGAGCAGGCCAACCGCGAGCGGCTGCTGCGCATCACCATCCTGGAGGCGCCGGACCACGGGCGCGCGGTGGAAATGGTCGAGAAGGGCGAGGCCGATGCCTTCGTGATGGACGACGTGCTGCTGTACGGGCTGGCGGCCAACCGCCCCAACCCGGCGGCTCTGAAAGTGGTGGGCAAGTTCGTCACCACCGAGCCATTGGCTATCATGCTGCCCAAGGACGATCCCGAGTTCAAGAAACTGGTGGACGAGGAAATGCGCCACCTGATCACCAGCCGGGAGATCTATCCGATTTACGACAAGTGGTTTGCGAGGCCCATTCCGCCCAACCACACGCCACTGAACCTGCCCGCGAGCTACCTCTTGAAAGATTTCTGGAAGTACCCCACGGACCAGGTTCCGTTCTGA
- a CDS encoding amino acid ABC transporter substrate-binding protein: protein MKKHLLALAVAMVAAGSVFAQANDTLAKIKATGTITEGVRESSGLSYTLGDGKFTGFHYDVCAKVIADVQKQLGLAKLDVKYQPVTSQNRIPLVQNGTVDIECGSTTNNLARQKDVAFAVTTYVEEIRIAVKANSGITGIKDLNGKTIATTTGTTSVQTLRKNKRAEGLTFKEVFGKDHSDSFLLLESGRADAFIMDGSILASNIAKAKSPNDFKIVGEVLSVEPIAIMIRKDDPAFKKAVDDSIKAQIKSGDMAKLYDKWFMQPIPPNNVKVGLPLSEGTKAAWANPNDKPMEEYSIKE, encoded by the coding sequence ATGAAGAAGCATTTGTTGGCTCTTGCCGTTGCCATGGTGGCCGCGGGCAGCGTTTTCGCCCAGGCGAACGACACGCTGGCCAAGATCAAGGCGACCGGCACCATCACCGAAGGGGTCCGCGAGTCTTCCGGCCTCTCCTATACCCTGGGTGACGGCAAGTTCACGGGCTTCCACTATGACGTGTGCGCCAAGGTCATCGCCGACGTGCAAAAGCAGCTCGGCCTGGCCAAGCTCGACGTGAAGTACCAGCCCGTCACCTCGCAGAACCGCATTCCGCTGGTGCAGAACGGCACCGTGGACATCGAGTGCGGCTCGACCACCAACAACCTGGCCCGCCAGAAGGACGTCGCCTTTGCCGTGACGACCTACGTGGAAGAAATCCGTATCGCCGTCAAGGCCAACTCCGGCATCACCGGCATCAAGGACCTCAACGGCAAGACCATCGCCACCACCACCGGAACCACCTCGGTGCAGACCCTGCGCAAGAACAAGCGCGCCGAGGGCCTGACGTTCAAGGAAGTCTTCGGCAAGGACCACTCCGACAGCTTCCTGCTGCTCGAGTCCGGCCGCGCCGACGCCTTCATCATGGACGGCTCCATCCTGGCTTCCAACATTGCCAAGGCCAAGTCGCCCAACGACTTCAAGATCGTCGGCGAAGTGCTGTCGGTCGAGCCCATCGCCATCATGATCCGCAAGGATGACCCGGCGTTCAAGAAGGCCGTGGACGACAGCATCAAGGCGCAGATCAAGTCCGGCGACATGGCCAAGCTCTATGACAAGTGGTTCATGCAGCCGATCCCCCCGAACAACGTGAAGGTCGGCCTGCCGCTGTCCGAAGGCACCAAGGCGGCCTGGGCCAACCCGAACGACAAGCCGATGGAAGAGTACTCCATCAAGGAGTAA
- a CDS encoding amino acid ABC transporter permease: protein MGSNWDWQVFLQDPGGEYPTYFQWMMSAWGWTVSVALLALVIALIAGSIIGTIRTLPASRALVAFGNGWVELFRNIPLLVQIFLWYHVVPAIFPVMKGVPSFILVVLALGFFTSARIAEQVRAGIQALPRGQRYAGMALGFTTVQYYRYVLLPMAFRIIIPPLTSETMNIFKNSSVAFAVSVAELTMFAMQAQEETSRGIEVYLAVTGLYVVSAFAINRIMAFIEKRARVPGFIVAGGVGGGH from the coding sequence ATGGGATCGAACTGGGATTGGCAAGTCTTCCTGCAGGACCCGGGCGGCGAGTACCCGACCTATTTCCAATGGATGATGTCGGCCTGGGGCTGGACGGTATCGGTGGCCCTGCTGGCCCTGGTCATCGCCCTCATCGCCGGCTCCATCATCGGCACCATCCGCACCTTGCCGGCCAGCCGCGCCCTCGTGGCCTTCGGCAACGGCTGGGTGGAACTGTTCCGCAACATACCGCTGCTGGTGCAGATCTTCCTCTGGTACCACGTGGTGCCAGCCATCTTCCCCGTGATGAAGGGCGTCCCGAGCTTCATCCTCGTGGTGCTGGCGCTCGGCTTCTTCACCTCGGCCCGCATCGCCGAACAGGTGCGCGCCGGCATCCAGGCGCTGCCGCGCGGCCAGCGCTACGCCGGCATGGCGCTGGGCTTCACGACGGTGCAGTACTACCGCTACGTGCTGCTGCCGATGGCCTTTCGCATCATCATCCCGCCGCTGACGAGCGAGACGATGAACATCTTCAAGAATTCGTCCGTGGCGTTCGCCGTGTCGGTCGCCGAGCTGACCATGTTCGCGATGCAGGCCCAGGAAGAGACTTCCCGCGGCATCGAGGTCTACCTCGCAGTCACCGGGCTGTACGTCGTTTCGGCCTTCGCCATCAACCGCATCATGGCCTTCATCGAGAAGCGCGCGCGCGTGCCGGGCTTCATCGTCGCCGGTGGCGTGGGCGGAGGGCACTGA
- a CDS encoding amino acid ABC transporter permease, protein MMNLDLSFYSWDIISKFVLKGFYFSILLTVVSTLGGVLFGTVLALMRLSGKKFLDVPATIYVNGMRSIPLVMVILWFFLLVPAAFYNALPWGLGQNYRSEISAAITFIAFEAAYFSEIMRAGIQSIPRGQVFAGQALGMSYGQNMKLVVLPQAFRNMLPVLLTQTIILFQDTSLVYAIGAYDMLKGFETAGKNYGRPIEAYLLAAVVYFVMCYALSWLVKRLHKKIAIIR, encoded by the coding sequence ATGATGAACCTCGACCTTTCGTTCTACAGCTGGGACATCATCAGCAAGTTCGTCCTCAAGGGCTTCTACTTCAGCATCCTGTTGACGGTGGTGTCCACCCTCGGGGGCGTGCTGTTCGGCACCGTGTTGGCGCTGATGCGCCTGTCGGGCAAGAAATTCCTCGACGTGCCGGCCACGATCTACGTCAACGGCATGCGCAGCATTCCGCTGGTCATGGTGATCCTGTGGTTCTTCCTGCTGGTGCCGGCCGCGTTCTACAACGCGCTGCCCTGGGGGCTGGGCCAGAACTACCGCTCCGAAATCTCGGCGGCCATCACCTTCATCGCCTTCGAGGCGGCGTATTTCAGCGAGATCATGCGCGCCGGCATCCAGTCCATCCCGCGCGGCCAGGTGTTCGCCGGGCAGGCGCTGGGCATGAGCTACGGCCAGAACATGAAGCTGGTGGTGCTGCCGCAGGCCTTCCGCAACATGCTGCCGGTGCTGCTCACGCAGACCATCATCCTGTTCCAGGACACCTCGCTGGTCTACGCCATCGGCGCCTACGACATGCTCAAGGGCTTCGAGACGGCCGGCAAGAACTACGGCCGCCCGATCGAGGCCTACCTGCTGGCCGCCGTCGTCTACTTTGTGATGTGCTACGCGCTGTCCTGGTTGGTCAAGCGCCTGCACAAGAAAATCGCCATCATCCGCTGA
- a CDS encoding amino acid ABC transporter ATP-binding protein, translated as MIELKNVSKWYGPVQVLTDCSVDIKKGEVVVVCGPSGSGKSTLIKTINALEPFQKGEIFVDGVAVHDPKTDLPKLRSRVGMVFQHFELFPHLSVTENLTIAQIKVLGRSADDAKARGLKMLDRVGLMAHKDKFPGQLSGGQQQRVAIARALSMDPIVMLFDEPTSALDPEMVGEVLDVMVGLANEGMTMMCVTHEMGFARKVSNRVIFMDVGGKILEDCSKDEFFNHPENRQARTKDFLNKILQH; from the coding sequence ATGATCGAACTCAAGAACGTATCCAAATGGTATGGCCCGGTGCAGGTGCTCACCGACTGCTCCGTCGACATCAAGAAGGGCGAAGTGGTGGTGGTGTGCGGCCCGTCGGGCTCGGGCAAGTCCACGCTGATCAAGACCATCAACGCGCTCGAACCCTTCCAGAAGGGCGAGATCTTCGTGGACGGCGTGGCCGTGCACGATCCCAAGACCGACCTGCCCAAGCTGCGCAGCCGCGTCGGCATGGTGTTCCAGCACTTCGAGCTGTTCCCGCACCTGTCGGTGACCGAGAACCTCACGATCGCGCAGATCAAGGTGCTCGGCCGCAGCGCCGACGACGCGAAGGCCCGCGGCCTCAAGATGCTCGACCGCGTGGGCCTGATGGCGCACAAGGACAAGTTCCCGGGCCAGCTCTCGGGCGGCCAGCAGCAGCGCGTGGCGATCGCCCGCGCGCTCAGCATGGACCCGATCGTGATGCTGTTCGACGAACCCACCTCGGCGCTCGACCCAGAAATGGTGGGCGAGGTGCTCGACGTGATGGTGGGCCTGGCCAACGAAGGCATGACCATGATGTGCGTGACCCACGAGATGGGCTTTGCGCGCAAGGTGTCCAACCGCGTGATCTTCATGGACGTGGGCGGCAAGATCCTGGAAGACTGCTCCAAGGACGAGTTCTTCAATCACCCGGAGAACCGCCAGGCGCGCACCAAGGATTTCCTCAACAAGATCCTGCAGCACTGA
- a CDS encoding GreA/GreB family elongation factor, producing the protein MLSSVQEMRTLTELDHTRISKLLPREQAGSAIAAVLDAADLVPAREVPADVVTMYSQVLLADLATGTQRKITLCYPRDAEPATGFVSVLSPVGASLLGLPVGALAGWTTPDGQQASGRVLDILFQPEASGDYTL; encoded by the coding sequence ATGTTGTCATCTGTCCAAGAAATGCGCACGCTCACCGAGCTGGACCACACCCGCATCAGCAAGCTGCTGCCGCGCGAGCAGGCCGGCAGCGCCATCGCGGCGGTGCTGGATGCCGCCGACCTCGTGCCGGCGCGCGAAGTGCCCGCCGATGTGGTGACCATGTACTCGCAGGTGCTGCTGGCGGACCTCGCCACCGGCACGCAGCGCAAGATCACGCTGTGCTACCCGCGCGACGCCGAGCCGGCCACCGGCTTCGTCTCGGTGCTGTCGCCGGTGGGCGCGAGCCTGCTGGGCCTGCCGGTGGGCGCGCTGGCCGGCTGGACCACCCCCGACGGCCAGCAGGCGTCGGGCCGCGTGCTGGACATCCTGTTCCAGCCCGAGGCCAGCGGCGATTACACGCTGTAG
- the pyrC gene encoding dihydroorotase yields MSDSLTLTRPDDWHLHVRDGEALRAVVPHTAAQFGRAIIMPNLKPPVTTAAQAVAYRERIRAAVPEGLAFEPLMTLYLTDNLPPDEIARAKDAGVVALKLYPAGATTNSDAGVTDLRKTYKTLEAMQRAGLLLLVHGEVTSPEIDLFDREAVFIEQQMIPLRRDFPELKIVFEHITTQEAAQYVAGAGPHTAATITAHHLLYNRNAIFTGGIRPHYYCLPVLKRETHRLALVQAATGGSPKFFLGTDSAPHPAQLKEHATGCAGCYTAHAAIEMYAEAFDNAGALDKLEGFASFHGPDFYGLPCNSGTITLRRQAWTPPESFAFGEAELKPLRAGEALPWKLVRHGSA; encoded by the coding sequence ATGAGCGATTCCCTGACCCTGACCCGCCCCGACGACTGGCACTTGCATGTGCGCGACGGCGAGGCGCTGCGCGCCGTCGTGCCGCACACGGCCGCCCAGTTCGGCCGCGCCATCATCATGCCCAACCTCAAGCCGCCGGTCACCACCGCGGCGCAGGCCGTGGCCTACCGCGAGCGCATCCGCGCCGCCGTGCCCGAGGGCCTGGCCTTCGAGCCGCTGATGACGCTGTACCTCACCGACAACCTGCCGCCCGATGAAATCGCGCGCGCCAAGGATGCCGGCGTGGTCGCGCTCAAGCTCTACCCCGCGGGCGCCACCACCAACAGCGATGCCGGCGTGACCGACCTGCGCAAGACCTACAAGACGCTCGAGGCCATGCAGCGCGCCGGCCTGCTGCTGCTGGTGCACGGCGAGGTGACCTCGCCCGAGATCGACCTGTTCGACCGCGAGGCCGTGTTCATCGAGCAGCAGATGATTCCGCTGCGCCGCGACTTCCCCGAGCTCAAGATCGTGTTCGAGCACATCACCACGCAGGAAGCCGCGCAGTACGTGGCCGGCGCGGGGCCGCACACCGCGGCCACCATCACGGCGCACCATCTGCTGTACAACCGCAACGCGATCTTCACCGGCGGCATCCGCCCGCACTACTACTGCCTGCCGGTGCTGAAACGCGAAACCCACCGCCTGGCCCTGGTGCAGGCCGCCACCGGCGGCAGCCCGAAGTTCTTCCTCGGCACCGACAGCGCGCCGCATCCCGCGCAGCTCAAGGAGCACGCCACGGGCTGCGCCGGCTGCTACACCGCGCATGCGGCCATCGAGATGTACGCCGAGGCCTTCGACAACGCCGGCGCACTGGACAAGCTCGAAGGCTTCGCCAGCTTTCACGGCCCGGACTTCTACGGCCTGCCGTGCAACAGCGGTACCATCACGCTGCGCCGCCAAGCCTGGACGCCGCCCGAGAGCTTTGCCTTCGGCGAGGCCGAGCTCAAGCCGCTGCGCGCGGGCGAGGCGCTGCCCTGGAAGCTGGTCCGCCACGGGAGCGCCTGA